The following proteins come from a genomic window of Roseofilum capinflatum BLCC-M114:
- the rpsL gene encoding 30S ribosomal protein S12: MPTIQQLIRTERQKIERKTKSPALKSCPQRRGVCTRVYTTTPKKPNSALRKVARVRLTSGFEVTAYIPGIGHNLQEHSVVMIRGGRVKDLPGVRYHIIRGTLDTAGVKDRRQGRSKYGAKRPK; the protein is encoded by the coding sequence ATGCCAACGATCCAACAACTCATTCGTACTGAACGTCAGAAAATAGAACGGAAAACCAAGTCTCCGGCCCTAAAAAGCTGTCCTCAGCGCCGTGGAGTCTGCACCCGTGTTTACACTACAACGCCTAAAAAACCCAATTCAGCCCTGCGTAAAGTAGCCCGTGTACGCTTGACCTCCGGGTTTGAAGTAACGGCCTATATCCCAGGAATTGGGCACAACCTTCAAGAACACTCCGTTGTCATGATTCGCGGTGGACGGGTGAAGGACTTGCCTGGTGTAAGATATCACATTATCCGGGGAACGCTGGATACCGCAGGCGTAAAAGATCGGCGGCAAGGTCGCTCCAAGTACGGAGCTAAACGGCCCAAATAG
- the rpsG gene encoding 30S ribosomal protein S7 produces the protein MSRRGVSHHRSVPPDSVYNSRLVSMTIRRIMESGKKSLASRILYDAFKIIEERTGSDALNLFEKAIKNATPLVEVKARRVGGATYQVPMEVRSDRGISLALRWLIRFSRQRSGNSMAMKLANELMDAANETGNTIRKREETHRMAEANKAFAHYRY, from the coding sequence ATGTCTCGTCGAGGAGTATCTCATCACCGTTCTGTCCCTCCAGACTCGGTATACAATAGCCGCTTAGTCAGTATGACGATTCGGCGGATCATGGAGAGTGGCAAAAAATCCTTAGCCTCTCGCATCCTGTACGATGCCTTCAAGATTATTGAAGAACGTACCGGTTCGGATGCGTTGAACCTATTTGAAAAAGCCATTAAAAATGCCACTCCCTTAGTCGAGGTGAAAGCCAGACGGGTAGGTGGAGCAACCTATCAGGTTCCTATGGAAGTGCGTTCAGATCGGGGAATAAGCTTGGCTCTGCGTTGGTTAATCCGGTTCTCCAGACAGCGTTCTGGCAATTCCATGGCCATGAAATTAGCCAATGAACTGATGGATGCGGCCAACGAAACCGGGAACACCATTCGTAAGCGAGAAGAAACTCATCGCATGGCTGAAGCGAACAAAGCATTCGCCCACTATCGCTACTAA
- a CDS encoding HesB/IscA family protein: MIHLTPAAATELKRLQSRYPQAKPWVRFEVQTGGCADFSYEIRFDSEKQETDQEYAYEAIAIIVDPTQLPYLDNLKVDYSDDLMGGGFRFHNPNATQTCGCGQSFSLDSPSN, from the coding sequence ATGATTCATTTAACCCCTGCTGCGGCCACAGAATTAAAACGCTTGCAAAGCCGATATCCCCAAGCTAAACCTTGGGTGCGTTTTGAGGTGCAGACAGGGGGATGTGCAGATTTTAGCTATGAGATCCGGTTTGACTCGGAAAAACAGGAGACTGATCAGGAGTATGCGTATGAGGCGATCGCCATCATCGTTGATCCAACCCAACTCCCTTATCTCGATAACCTAAAAGTCGATTACTCTGATGATTTGATGGGTGGAGGATTTCGTTTCCATAATCCCAACGCCACCCAAACCTGTGGTTGTGGTCAATCCTTTTCCCTTGACTCCCCCTCAAACTAG
- a CDS encoding cupin domain-containing protein, which yields MVQATERPTVNSDKDQDSLPKSSPSSSGLCEVGERPWGTYTVLEEGQGYKIKRIEVKPGHRLSLQMHHHRSEHWIVVSGTAKVVCGDKEIMVYQYQSTYVPQGNSHRLENPGVIPLVLIEVQNGEYLGEDDIVRFQDDYARSNGKESKV from the coding sequence ATGGTACAAGCTACAGAACGCCCAACCGTTAACTCAGACAAAGATCAAGACTCCCTTCCTAAGTCTTCTCCCTCCTCCAGTGGACTCTGCGAAGTGGGAGAACGCCCTTGGGGAACCTATACGGTATTGGAAGAAGGACAAGGCTATAAAATTAAACGCATCGAAGTAAAACCCGGTCATCGCCTGAGTTTACAGATGCACCACCACCGCAGCGAACATTGGATCGTGGTTTCGGGTACGGCAAAAGTCGTCTGTGGCGATAAAGAAATCATGGTGTACCAATACCAATCGACCTATGTTCCCCAAGGAAACTCCCATAGGTTGGAAAATCCGGGAGTGATTCCCTTGGTGCTGATCGAAGTGCAAAATGGGGAATATTTGGGTGAAGATGATATTGTCCGCTTCCAGGATGACTATGCCCGCAGTAACGGCAAAGAGAGTAAAGTTTAA
- the fusA gene encoding elongation factor G: protein MARNIPLERIRNIGIAAHIDAGKTTTTERILFYSGIVHKIGEVHDGTAVTDWMAQERERGITITAAAISTSWKDHQINIIDTPGHVDFTIEVERSMRVLDGVIAVFCSVGGVQPQSETVWRQADRYKVPRIVFVNKMDRTGANFFKVYEQIKDRLRANAVPIQIPIGSESNFRGIVDLVRMRAKIYTNDIGTDIEETEIPEEILELAEEYRAKLIESVAETDDALTEKYLEGEELTEEEIHDALRKGTINGTIVPLLCGSAFKNKGVQLLLDAVIDYMPAPIDVLAIQGTLPDGTPTERKADDEQPFSALAFKIMSDPYGRLTFTRVYSGVLKKGSYVMNSTKGKKERASRLIILKADERIEVDELRSGDLGAILGLKDTTTGDTLCDDSSPVILESLYIPEPVISVAVEPKTKQDMEKLSKALQSLSEEDPTFRVSVDPETNQTVIAGMGELHLEILVDRMLREFKVEANVGAPQVAYRETIRKAIKAEGKFIRQSGGKGQYGHVVVQVEPGEPGSGFEFVSKIVGGSVPKEYIGPAEQGMKEACESGILAGYPVIDLKVTLVDGSFHEVDSSEMAFKIAGSMAIKEGVTKASPVLLEPTMKVEVEVPEDFLGDVMGDLNSRRGQIEGMGSEDGLSKISAKVPLAEMFGYATDIRSKTQGRGIFSMEFSQYDEVPRNVAEAIIAKSKGES from the coding sequence GTGGCACGAAATATCCCGCTGGAGCGAATTCGCAATATTGGCATCGCTGCCCATATTGATGCGGGCAAAACAACAACAACTGAAAGAATCCTGTTTTACTCAGGCATCGTTCACAAAATTGGTGAAGTGCATGATGGAACAGCAGTAACGGACTGGATGGCCCAAGAACGGGAACGGGGAATCACCATCACAGCAGCCGCCATCAGTACCAGTTGGAAAGACCATCAAATCAACATTATTGATACTCCAGGTCACGTGGACTTCACCATTGAAGTCGAGCGTTCCATGCGGGTATTAGATGGTGTAATTGCCGTATTTTGTTCAGTTGGGGGCGTTCAACCCCAATCAGAAACCGTATGGCGACAAGCCGATCGCTATAAAGTGCCCCGGATTGTTTTCGTTAACAAAATGGATCGCACAGGAGCGAACTTCTTCAAGGTATACGAACAAATTAAAGATCGTCTCCGGGCCAACGCTGTCCCCATTCAAATTCCTATTGGATCAGAGAGCAATTTTAGAGGTATTGTAGACTTGGTGCGAATGCGTGCCAAAATCTACACGAATGATATCGGTACAGATATTGAAGAAACCGAAATTCCCGAAGAAATTCTGGAACTAGCAGAAGAGTATCGTGCCAAGCTTATTGAATCCGTAGCGGAAACCGATGATGCTCTGACCGAAAAATATTTGGAAGGGGAAGAGCTAACGGAAGAAGAAATCCATGATGCTCTGCGTAAGGGAACCATTAACGGGACAATCGTTCCCCTGCTGTGTGGTTCTGCCTTCAAGAACAAAGGAGTACAATTGCTCCTCGATGCCGTAATCGACTATATGCCTGCTCCCATTGACGTGCTGGCGATTCAAGGAACCCTACCCGATGGTACGCCTACAGAACGCAAAGCCGATGATGAGCAGCCCTTCTCTGCCCTAGCCTTCAAAATCATGTCTGACCCTTATGGTCGCTTGACCTTTACGCGGGTCTATTCAGGCGTGCTGAAAAAAGGCAGCTATGTCATGAACTCGACCAAGGGCAAGAAAGAGCGGGCCTCTCGGTTGATTATCCTCAAAGCAGATGAGCGGATTGAAGTCGATGAGCTGCGATCGGGTGACTTAGGCGCAATCCTGGGTCTGAAAGACACCACGACTGGAGATACCCTCTGTGATGACAGCTCTCCAGTAATTCTGGAATCTCTGTACATTCCAGAACCGGTGATCTCCGTGGCAGTAGAGCCGAAAACCAAGCAAGACATGGAGAAGCTCTCCAAAGCCCTCCAATCCTTGTCTGAAGAAGACCCCACCTTCCGAGTCAGCGTTGATCCGGAAACCAACCAAACCGTAATTGCCGGTATGGGAGAACTCCACTTAGAAATTCTCGTAGACCGTATGCTGCGGGAGTTCAAAGTGGAAGCCAATGTAGGTGCGCCCCAGGTGGCTTATCGGGAGACCATCCGTAAAGCGATCAAAGCTGAAGGTAAATTTATCCGCCAAAGTGGGGGTAAAGGTCAATACGGCCATGTGGTGGTTCAAGTCGAACCAGGTGAACCGGGTAGCGGCTTTGAATTTGTCTCCAAAATTGTCGGTGGATCTGTACCCAAAGAGTACATTGGCCCTGCTGAACAAGGGATGAAAGAAGCTTGCGAGTCTGGCATCCTGGCTGGATACCCCGTGATCGATCTCAAGGTCACCTTAGTCGATGGTTCATTCCACGAAGTAGACTCTTCGGAAATGGCCTTTAAGATTGCTGGCTCTATGGCCATTAAAGAAGGCGTGACTAAGGCATCTCCCGTTCTCCTGGAACCCACAATGAAGGTAGAGGTGGAAGTTCCTGAAGACTTCCTCGGAGATGTGATGGGAGACCTAAATTCCCGTCGCGGCCAGATTGAAGGGATGGGTTCTGAAGACGGTCTGAGCAAGATCTCGGCTAAAGTTCCTCTGGCAGAAATGTTTGGTTATGCCACGGATATTCGCTCCAAAACTCAAGGACGCGGAATTTTTTCCATGGAATTTAGTCAGTATGATGAAGTTCCTCGGAATGTGGCAGAAGCCATCATTGCCAAGAGCAAGGGAGAGTCATAA